One window of Paludibacter propionicigenes WB4 genomic DNA carries:
- a CDS encoding RagB/SusD family nutrient uptake outer membrane protein, with amino-acid sequence MDKTPKDRLSPATFYQNETQCKMALMGVYNALQPNATPTHFYQFEFMSDNGYCQAAWQGSNEIGSWSTNSNSWGPNAKWSQDYAIISRANQFIQDISTASVSDDVKAPMVAEAKFLRGYAYSDLITYFGDVPLITKVLPLADAYVKRNAKAEVLTQILTDLTDAASGLPTSYSKENIGRATKGAALAYKAKILLYNQKWAEAAQAAKDVMDLKVYDFYPNYSDLFTEAHENNVEVIFDIQYIPTTQSQPWPAEPFVLGTWQTSNITADMINSYYMTNGKPITDATSGYNDQNPYKNRDPRLDATVVLPGTKYGTATFIPASYDEYPCGAKPRKYAEYGIADVNNSSLNTILMRYADICLMRAEALVESGSTAQEIYDLIDKVRARVGMPTVESVEGTGLSQAQLRQIIRHERRVEFCMEGTRYADMLRWKDESLVHDVYGYDKTKLSDPTNPAKWVFSQIKIDTRTFNATKGWLWPIPQSDILINKNLLPNNPGY; translated from the coding sequence TTGGACAAGACCCCAAAAGACAGACTGTCTCCAGCTACGTTCTATCAAAATGAAACACAGTGTAAAATGGCGCTGATGGGCGTTTATAATGCCCTTCAGCCCAATGCAACACCAACTCATTTTTATCAGTTTGAATTTATGTCTGATAACGGTTATTGTCAGGCTGCATGGCAAGGTTCAAATGAAATTGGTTCATGGAGTACCAACTCAAACAGTTGGGGTCCCAATGCGAAATGGTCACAGGATTATGCAATTATTTCGCGGGCAAATCAATTTATACAAGACATCAGTACTGCTTCGGTAAGCGATGATGTTAAAGCTCCTATGGTAGCAGAAGCTAAATTCTTAAGAGGTTATGCCTATTCAGATTTGATTACTTATTTCGGTGATGTGCCACTTATTACTAAAGTTTTGCCATTAGCTGATGCTTATGTAAAAAGAAATGCTAAAGCCGAAGTGCTTACTCAAATTCTTACTGACCTGACAGATGCAGCAAGTGGTCTTCCTACTTCTTATTCTAAAGAAAATATAGGACGTGCTACAAAAGGAGCCGCGTTGGCTTATAAGGCCAAGATATTACTCTATAATCAAAAATGGGCAGAGGCAGCACAAGCAGCCAAAGATGTTATGGATTTAAAAGTTTATGATTTTTATCCTAACTATTCTGACCTTTTCACTGAAGCTCATGAGAATAATGTTGAAGTGATTTTTGATATCCAGTATATTCCAACAACTCAAAGTCAACCATGGCCTGCAGAACCATTTGTTCTTGGAACCTGGCAAACATCAAACATCACAGCTGATATGATTAATTCATATTACATGACTAATGGTAAGCCTATTACAGATGCTACATCGGGCTATAATGATCAAAATCCTTATAAAAACAGAGACCCAAGACTGGACGCTACTGTAGTGCTACCTGGTACAAAATATGGTACAGCTACTTTTATCCCTGCTAGTTATGATGAATATCCTTGTGGTGCTAAGCCACGTAAGTATGCAGAGTACGGAATTGCTGATGTCAATAACAGCTCATTGAATACTATTTTGATGCGTTATGCAGATATCTGTCTTATGCGAGCCGAAGCACTTGTTGAGTCAGGTAGCACAGCTCAGGAAATCTATGATCTTATTGATAAAGTGCGCGCCAGAGTGGGTATGCCAACTGTTGAATCAGTAGAAGGTACTGGTCTTAGCCAAGCACAACTTCGCCAAATTATCAGACATGAAAGAAGGGTTGAGTTTTGTATGGAAGGAACGCGCTATGCCGATATGTTGAGATGGAAAGATGAATCGTTGGTACATGATGTTTATGGTTATGATAAAACGAAATTGTCTGATCCAACTAATCCAGCCAAATGGGTGTTCTCACAAATTAAAATTGACACAAGAACATTTAATGCAACTAAAGGATGGTTGTGGCCAATTCCTCAATCAGATATATTGATTAATAAAAATTTACTTCCGAATAATCCTGGATATTAA
- a CDS encoding family 43 glycosylhydrolase has protein sequence MYLKKIKFFLCLSLVLGCLSTVQAEQLSIPKNSRKKISTVKAKDKTSAYLFVYFTGNRKEEEQIRFALSSDGYNFKALNQDNPIISSQKISLSGGVRDPHILRCEDGKTFYMVVTDMTSDKGWDSNRGIVLLKSTDLVNWTSATVHIPTVFSKEFGNVLRVWAPQTIYDPSVGKYMVYFSMLKSEKGDYDKIYYSYANKDFTALETIPKQLFFNPNKTSCIDGDIVKAFGQYHLFYKTEDTEKGIRKAVADKLTDEWKSVGGMMQQTTSPVEGAGVFKLNNSNDWVLMYDMYTSGKYQFTKSTDLEHFKVIDQDVTMDFHPRHGTVLPITADEVARLTNKWVSVSSVFESAKAKGLKKINIVVDTVAKKVCLPVEPATNLSLFKPELNSFPGVSVKPSGAADFSKGAVKYTVKIGGKKSETYTVEAVKNHNPVLNGYYADPEILYSKKTGKYYIYPTSDGFTGWSGTYFKCFSSDNLVDWTDEGKIIQLGKDVSWANRNAWAPCIEEKKVNGQYKYFYYFSAAQKIGVAVSDSPTGPFVDLGKPLIDKHPNGINYGQEIDEDVFTDPQTGKSYLYWGNGYMAGAELNDDMTSIKPETVTILKPDNTYREGTYVFYRKGIYYFMWSEDDTRSENYRVRYATSTSPLGAFTIPKDNLVIAKDPKAGIYGTGHNSVLQIPGKDEWYLVYHRFNYPKGITQGDAAGYSREVCIDKMEFSADGGIKQVIPTHKGIDPVKL, from the coding sequence ATGTATTTAAAAAAAATCAAGTTTTTTCTCTGCCTGAGCCTTGTATTAGGCTGTTTAAGCACTGTTCAAGCAGAACAATTATCAATCCCGAAGAATTCAAGAAAGAAAATTTCTACGGTAAAAGCGAAGGATAAAACCAGTGCTTACCTTTTTGTATACTTTACCGGAAATCGGAAAGAGGAAGAGCAAATCCGGTTTGCGTTGAGTAGCGATGGATATAACTTCAAAGCGCTGAATCAGGATAATCCGATTATTAGCTCGCAGAAGATCAGTCTGAGCGGTGGCGTTCGCGATCCACATATTCTACGCTGCGAGGATGGCAAAACTTTTTATATGGTTGTTACCGATATGACCTCAGACAAAGGTTGGGATTCCAATCGAGGCATAGTACTTCTGAAATCGACCGATTTAGTAAACTGGACTTCTGCCACCGTACATATTCCTACCGTTTTTTCTAAAGAATTTGGTAATGTGCTGCGTGTGTGGGCTCCACAAACAATCTATGACCCATCGGTGGGTAAGTATATGGTTTACTTCTCGATGTTGAAAAGCGAAAAAGGAGACTATGATAAGATTTACTATTCTTACGCCAATAAAGATTTTACGGCACTGGAAACCATCCCTAAACAGTTATTTTTCAATCCCAATAAAACTTCGTGTATTGATGGAGATATTGTAAAAGCTTTTGGACAATATCATCTGTTTTACAAAACCGAAGATACGGAGAAGGGTATCAGAAAAGCCGTAGCCGATAAACTAACCGACGAATGGAAATCGGTGGGTGGTATGATGCAACAAACTACCAGCCCGGTAGAAGGAGCCGGAGTTTTTAAGCTGAACAACTCCAATGATTGGGTGCTGATGTACGACATGTATACCAGCGGAAAGTATCAGTTTACCAAAAGTACTGATCTGGAGCATTTCAAAGTCATTGATCAAGATGTTACTATGGACTTTCATCCCCGCCATGGAACTGTGCTGCCCATTACAGCCGATGAAGTAGCCCGGTTAACCAATAAATGGGTAAGCGTTTCGTCTGTATTCGAATCGGCAAAAGCAAAAGGACTGAAGAAAATCAATATCGTAGTGGATACGGTTGCCAAAAAGGTTTGTTTACCTGTTGAACCAGCCACTAATTTAAGTCTGTTCAAACCTGAATTGAATAGCTTTCCGGGAGTTAGTGTTAAGCCAAGCGGTGCTGCAGATTTTAGTAAGGGAGCGGTAAAATATACAGTGAAGATAGGAGGAAAGAAATCGGAAACATATACGGTTGAAGCAGTCAAAAACCATAATCCGGTGCTGAACGGTTACTATGCCGATCCGGAGATTCTGTATTCGAAGAAAACAGGTAAGTACTATATTTATCCAACCAGCGATGGATTTACCGGCTGGTCTGGAACGTATTTTAAATGTTTCTCGTCTGATAATTTAGTAGATTGGACTGACGAAGGCAAAATTATTCAATTAGGTAAAGATGTTAGCTGGGCCAATCGCAACGCCTGGGCTCCATGTATTGAGGAAAAGAAAGTTAACGGACAATATAAATACTTCTACTATTTTTCTGCAGCTCAAAAAATTGGTGTGGCTGTTTCCGATAGTCCTACAGGACCCTTTGTTGATCTGGGTAAACCATTGATTGATAAACATCCTAACGGAATAAACTATGGGCAGGAAATAGATGAAGATGTATTCACTGATCCTCAAACAGGTAAAAGTTATTTGTATTGGGGAAATGGTTATATGGCTGGTGCCGAACTGAACGATGATATGACTTCCATAAAGCCGGAAACTGTTACCATATTGAAACCGGATAATACCTATCGCGAAGGTACTTATGTATTCTATCGTAAAGGCATTTATTATTTTATGTGGTCGGAAGACGATACCCGCAGCGAAAATTATCGGGTACGTTATGCTACTTCTACTTCGCCTTTGGGTGCATTCACTATTCCGAAAGATAATTTGGTAATTGCCAAAGACCCAAAAGCCGGCATTTACGGAACAGGACATAACTCGGTGCTTCAGATTCCAGGAAAAGATGAATGGTATCTTGTGTACCACCGCTTCAATTACCCGAAAGGAATTACGCAGGGCGATGCAGCCGGTTATAGCCGCGAAGTATGTATCGACAAAATGGAGTTTAGCGCCGATGGTGGTATCAAACAGGTTATACCTACACACAAAGGAATAGATCCTGTAAAGTTGTGA
- a CDS encoding alpha-L-arabinofuranosidase C-terminal domain-containing protein → MKNRLFTLAFVLGVICPAHSQQRKNISSKAISPDLIGVFFEDINYAADGGLYAELIQNRSFEYSPTDHGGWNSFTAWEYITQGYGYGALSVETTSPVHPNNPHYAVLKVEEVGQEGIGLKNSGFDGIPVKAGEKYNFSVFIAQQDGSSMPMQVKLLNKKGETIGETTFTTTSKDWKKYTATITVTQSQDSASLVLLAKAKGKIAIDMVSLFPQNTFKNRVNGLRADLAQTIADLKPKFMRFPGGCLVHGDGLGNMYRWKNTIGPVEQRVAQKNIWGYHQTAGLGYFEYFQFCEDMGAKPLPVVPAGVSCQNSGGTWRIGGTGQKGIQLNEMPDYVQEVLDLIEWANGPVTSTWGAKRAAAGHPKPFHLEYVGIGNEDKITPEFKERFKMIHDVVKAKHPEITVIGTVGPAPDGEDFELGWKFANKENVPMVDEHYYMKPEWFLANQKRYDTYDRLKSKVYLGEYASWGNSLFNAIAEAAYMTSLERNGDVVRLSSYAPLLAKAGHTQWNPDMIYFNNTTIYRTANYYVQQLFSTNEGDMYHSNVVTPAINKADTALAYSCVRNSKTGDVILKLVNSSKVEKSFNVNLSQFKGIGTKAVVTILTGDATVENSFETPDKVKPVTSNFKAARNFTYTVQPMSLTVINVKGNR, encoded by the coding sequence ATGAAAAACCGCCTCTTCACTCTCGCGTTTGTACTGGGAGTCATTTGCCCTGCACATTCCCAACAGAGAAAAAACATTAGCTCCAAAGCTATCAGCCCCGATTTGATTGGTGTATTTTTCGAAGACATCAATTATGCTGCCGATGGTGGATTGTATGCCGAGCTGATTCAAAACAGGTCGTTTGAATATAGCCCGACAGATCATGGAGGTTGGAATTCATTTACCGCCTGGGAATATATTACTCAGGGTTATGGTTATGGAGCTCTTTCAGTAGAAACAACTTCGCCTGTACATCCAAATAATCCGCACTATGCAGTGCTCAAAGTAGAAGAAGTTGGTCAGGAAGGTATTGGGTTGAAGAACTCAGGCTTCGATGGTATTCCTGTAAAAGCTGGAGAGAAATATAATTTCTCAGTTTTCATTGCCCAACAGGATGGTAGTTCAATGCCAATGCAGGTCAAATTGCTAAACAAAAAAGGAGAAACAATCGGCGAAACAACCTTCACCACTACCTCCAAAGACTGGAAGAAATATACAGCCACTATCACCGTTACTCAAAGCCAGGATAGTGCGAGTCTGGTGTTATTGGCCAAAGCAAAAGGAAAAATTGCCATCGATATGGTTTCACTTTTCCCGCAAAATACCTTCAAAAACAGAGTAAACGGACTTCGTGCCGATTTAGCACAAACCATTGCCGACTTGAAACCTAAATTTATGCGTTTCCCGGGCGGTTGTCTGGTGCATGGTGACGGACTGGGCAATATGTATCGTTGGAAAAACACCATTGGGCCGGTAGAACAACGCGTGGCTCAGAAAAACATTTGGGGTTATCATCAAACAGCCGGTTTAGGCTATTTCGAATATTTTCAGTTTTGCGAAGATATGGGAGCTAAACCTCTTCCTGTTGTTCCTGCCGGCGTAAGTTGTCAGAATTCAGGCGGAACATGGCGCATTGGTGGAACCGGACAAAAAGGAATTCAACTCAACGAGATGCCGGATTATGTTCAGGAGGTATTAGATCTGATAGAATGGGCAAATGGTCCAGTTACTTCCACCTGGGGAGCCAAAAGAGCAGCAGCAGGACATCCAAAACCTTTCCATCTGGAATATGTGGGCATTGGCAACGAGGATAAGATTACTCCGGAATTTAAAGAGCGTTTTAAAATGATTCACGACGTGGTAAAAGCCAAACATCCAGAGATTACAGTAATAGGAACCGTAGGTCCTGCACCCGATGGAGAAGATTTTGAACTGGGATGGAAGTTTGCCAACAAAGAAAATGTACCGATGGTGGATGAACATTACTACATGAAACCCGAATGGTTTCTTGCCAACCAGAAGCGCTATGATACTTACGATCGTTTGAAATCAAAAGTATATTTGGGTGAATATGCTTCGTGGGGAAACAGTCTGTTCAATGCCATTGCCGAAGCAGCTTATATGACTTCGCTGGAACGCAACGGTGATGTGGTGCGTCTTTCATCTTATGCTCCTTTGTTGGCCAAAGCAGGACATACGCAATGGAACCCCGATATGATTTATTTCAACAACACCACCATCTATCGCACGGCTAATTATTATGTTCAGCAGTTATTCTCTACCAACGAAGGTGATATGTATCATTCAAATGTAGTAACACCCGCCATCAACAAAGCAGATACAGCATTAGCTTACTCTTGTGTACGCAACAGTAAAACAGGCGATGTGATTCTCAAATTGGTGAACAGCAGTAAGGTGGAAAAATCGTTCAACGTAAATTTGTCGCAGTTCAAAGGAATAGGCACAAAAGCCGTTGTTACTATACTCACTGGAGATGCCACAGTTGAGAATAGCTTTGAAACACCGGATAAAGTAAAACCGGTTACTTCCAACTTCAAAGCTGCAAGGAACTTTACATATACTGTTCAACCTATGTCATTAACCGTGATCAACGTAAAAGGAAACCGGTAG
- a CDS encoding SusC/RagA family TonB-linked outer membrane protein, with translation MNVKRKFFFILALMICYLPTLKNIDSGVTAQTIQQKTSTISGKVIDTKGEPLIGVTVRIKGESNGTVTDVDGAFSIKNVTPSTVLILSYVGMNNAEVVVGNQKTIKLTLSDKSIGMDEVVVIGYGTQKKVNLTGSVGNVQMSDMETRPLTDASLALQGTVAGVYALQSSGKPGDDNAIISIRGIGTFGNNNPLVIIDGFPGNMSDVNANDIKSVSVLKDAASSSIYGNRAANGVILITTKRGSSGKMSVSYNGYFGVQQATRLPNVLNSVQYATLKNEAAANSGRVASFTDADIQKFAAHNDPMYPDINYFDVYYGKAQTQNHRLSLTGGSENVQFAFMLGQLNQDGIMVGTDYKKTDFRSNIDAFFLKDKQLRISTKIAGNLGVKNEPTSVWNATWYATLAPIYPLQNAAGQYMSVNGELDPYAEIQAGSTRKVKRYDLSAQAEAEYKIFKDLSAQVTYGYNVMSSNENAFNANVVLQNKAGGTKTEQSDLYIKNETDVQTMFTGLLKYNKTFGDHDLNVLAGYSEEEFTYDWQSGYRKNFVNNTQRILSLGDAASQTNDAGSYDLGLRSYFGRINYGFQGKYLLEANIRRDASSRFAEGHQWGTFPSFSAGWIASNESFLKSANWISLLKLRASWGRLGNQNIDNYYNGSDILASGQNYSLGGTLYSGVAIRDMTNKLLTWETAQQLNFGVDFNLKNGFELTADYFNKKTKDLLKRQPIPATMALGYPFANAGEVQNEGIEGSITYRKSFTNGLKLRTTLNLAHIVNKITKLDVNEEFTSPKAIIIGSAINSFYGYQMDGIYQTSDFTGYDQIQKKWILKPGVVDVTDFSAEPGDIKFKDLNGDGVVDQNHDRKVLGKQFPDLSYSMNINLEWKGFDFSMFFQGVQGIQGYFYYEIATPFSGVANLGSWWMDRWTPTNPSNTMPKVTLNETHTNVHSSFYMEDASYLRLKNIELGYTISPTILSKIGISSLRVYGNVQNAFTLTKFKGFDPEQKTDQTRAEAFPQVRVMTVGVNVNF, from the coding sequence ATGAATGTAAAAAGAAAATTTTTCTTCATTTTGGCTTTAATGATTTGTTATTTGCCAACGTTAAAAAACATCGATAGTGGTGTTACCGCTCAAACCATTCAACAAAAAACGAGTACCATTTCAGGGAAAGTCATAGACACAAAAGGAGAACCATTAATTGGTGTTACTGTAAGAATTAAAGGTGAATCAAATGGTACAGTAACTGATGTTGATGGTGCTTTCAGCATTAAGAATGTTACGCCATCTACAGTGTTAATTTTATCGTACGTGGGAATGAATAATGCTGAAGTTGTTGTCGGAAATCAAAAAACAATTAAATTGACTTTATCGGACAAATCAATCGGTATGGATGAAGTAGTTGTTATTGGTTACGGTACACAAAAGAAAGTAAATCTGACTGGTTCTGTTGGAAATGTTCAGATGAGTGACATGGAAACCAGACCGTTGACTGATGCAAGTTTAGCTTTACAAGGTACAGTTGCAGGGGTATATGCTTTGCAAAGTTCAGGTAAACCTGGTGATGACAACGCAATTATTTCAATCAGAGGTATCGGAACATTTGGTAATAATAACCCTTTGGTAATTATTGATGGATTCCCAGGCAATATGTCTGATGTAAATGCCAATGACATTAAATCGGTATCGGTATTGAAAGATGCTGCTTCCTCTTCTATTTATGGAAACAGAGCTGCAAACGGTGTTATCTTGATTACTACTAAAAGGGGTTCCTCAGGCAAGATGTCAGTGAGCTACAATGGTTACTTTGGTGTACAGCAAGCTACGAGATTACCTAACGTTTTAAATTCAGTTCAGTATGCAACACTTAAAAATGAAGCTGCAGCAAATTCTGGACGTGTAGCAAGCTTTACGGATGCAGACATCCAAAAATTTGCAGCACACAACGACCCAATGTATCCTGACATTAATTACTTTGATGTTTATTATGGAAAAGCTCAAACTCAAAACCACCGTTTGAGTCTTACAGGAGGTAGCGAAAATGTACAATTTGCCTTTATGCTTGGACAGTTAAACCAAGATGGTATTATGGTAGGCACTGATTATAAGAAAACAGATTTCCGTTCTAACATTGATGCCTTTTTCTTGAAAGATAAACAATTAAGAATCTCTACTAAGATAGCCGGTAACTTGGGTGTTAAGAATGAACCTACTAGTGTGTGGAATGCTACTTGGTATGCTACACTTGCGCCAATATATCCTTTACAGAATGCTGCTGGTCAGTATATGTCAGTAAATGGAGAATTAGATCCTTACGCAGAAATTCAAGCTGGTAGTACCAGAAAAGTAAAACGATACGATTTAAGTGCGCAGGCTGAAGCAGAATATAAAATCTTTAAAGATTTAAGTGCACAGGTGACTTATGGGTATAACGTTATGTCATCCAATGAAAATGCTTTTAATGCCAATGTGGTATTACAAAATAAAGCAGGAGGTACAAAAACAGAGCAATCAGATTTGTATATTAAAAATGAAACTGATGTTCAAACGATGTTCACCGGTTTACTTAAATACAATAAAACTTTTGGAGACCATGATTTGAATGTACTGGCAGGTTATTCAGAAGAAGAGTTTACTTATGATTGGCAGAGTGGCTATCGAAAAAATTTCGTAAACAATACCCAAAGAATTCTTAGCTTGGGTGATGCTGCCTCACAGACAAATGATGCAGGAAGTTATGATCTTGGTTTGCGCTCTTATTTTGGACGTATAAACTATGGTTTTCAAGGAAAATATTTGCTTGAAGCTAATATTCGTCGAGATGCCTCTTCCAGATTTGCTGAAGGACATCAATGGGGTACATTCCCTTCATTCTCTGCTGGTTGGATCGCTTCAAATGAAAGTTTCTTGAAAAGTGCCAATTGGATTAGCCTGTTAAAACTGCGTGCGTCATGGGGTCGATTAGGCAATCAAAACATTGATAATTACTATAATGGTAGTGATATCTTAGCATCTGGTCAAAATTACTCTCTTGGAGGAACTTTATACTCCGGCGTGGCAATTAGAGATATGACCAACAAACTATTGACATGGGAAACTGCGCAACAATTAAACTTTGGTGTTGATTTTAATCTGAAGAACGGATTTGAACTGACTGCTGACTATTTTAATAAAAAGACAAAGGATCTATTAAAAAGACAACCTATTCCGGCTACAATGGCATTAGGTTATCCGTTTGCAAATGCCGGTGAAGTTCAAAATGAAGGTATTGAAGGTTCTATCACATACAGAAAATCATTTACAAATGGACTAAAATTGCGTACCACACTTAACTTAGCTCATATTGTAAATAAAATTACAAAATTGGATGTTAATGAAGAATTTACTTCTCCAAAGGCAATTATAATAGGGTCAGCGATTAATTCATTTTATGGTTACCAAATGGATGGAATCTATCAGACATCTGATTTTACTGGATATGATCAAATTCAAAAAAAATGGATTTTAAAACCTGGAGTTGTTGATGTAACTGACTTTAGTGCAGAACCAGGAGATATTAAATTTAAAGATCTCAACGGAGACGGCGTAGTGGATCAGAATCATGATAGGAAGGTTCTAGGAAAACAATTCCCGGATTTATCTTATTCTATGAATATTAATTTAGAATGGAAGGGATTTGATTTTAGTATGTTCTTCCAGGGTGTTCAGGGAATTCAGGGCTATTTCTATTATGAAATTGCTACTCCATTCAGTGGTGTTGCTAATCTAGGTTCGTGGTGGATGGACAGATGGACACCAACGAACCCATCTAACACAATGCCAAAGGTGACTTTAAATGAGACTCATACAAATGTTCACTCTTCTTTTTACATGGAAGATGCATCGTATCTTCGTTTAAAGAACATCGAACTGGGGTATACTATAAGTCCGACTATTCTTTCAAAAATAGGAATTAGCTCACTAAGAGTTTATGGAAATGTTCAGAATGCCTTTACTCTTACTAAATTCAAAGGTTTTGATCCGGAACAAAAGACAGACCAAACCAGAGCTGAAGCCTTTCCACAGGTTCGAGTTATGACTGTAGGTGTAAATGTTAACTTTTAA